From Aspergillus fumigatus Af293 chromosome 5, whole genome shotgun sequence, a single genomic window includes:
- a CDS encoding glycoside hydrolase family 32 protein, with product MKLSALVQPLVLGMSASAAARPSRPSAYTEPYRPQFHFSPEKNWMNDPNGLVYDAKEGVYHLYFQYNPGGTTWGAMSWGHATSKDLMHWTEHPVALRAKGFPDNITEMFFSGTVVIDERNTSGFGRNGKTPWVAMYTSYYPMEQVLPSGKRVKTNQQAQSIAYSLDRGMTWTTYDAANPVIAEPPTPYEDQYTEFRDPSVFWHDETHQWVAVISLAKLHKILIYTSRDLKHWDLASEFGPANAVGGVWECPSIFPLSLDGSKKTKFVLMLGLNPGGPPGTVGSGTQYIVGDFNGTTFTPDANSIYDGRGPEDSVIFEDFEGDKTLAARGWTATGDLTSASPAKGTLPGQNPVTGYLGQQLLNTFLNGDATIGTLTSSPFEISHKYINFLVGGGSNLNETAIRLKVNGQTVHTSTGSNSEGLAWQSWDVSALQGKTAVIEIIDNSTGGWGHINVDQISFSNQPATSTIANWMDWGPDFYAALGFNGLPQDKRTIIAWMNNWQYGGVIPTDPWRSAMSVPRQLALKTINGKATIVQEPAGKWSALTHGGQTFSFPRVEGVRGLGRIGKTLELELTFSSRQSPAAGKAEFGVAVAATKDYSHETRVGYNFATQQVFVDRTRSGDTSFDGTFASVYHAPLAPSADGTVSLRVLVDWSSVEVFGGNGEATITSQIFPASDAVYGRLFSTDGETRDVKLRVKEVRSTWQ from the exons ATGAAGCTCAGTGCTCTCGTTCAACCCCTTGTGCTGGGAATGTCTGCCTCGGCTGCGGCACGCCCCAGCAGGCCCTCGGCCTACACAGAGCCCTACCGCCCCCAGTTCCACTTCAGCCCGGAAAAGAACTGGATGAACGACCCGAATGGTCTCGTGTACGACGCCAAAGAGGGCGTTTATCATCTATACTTCCAGTACAATCCTGGCGGGACAACGTGGGGTGCAATGTCCTGGGGTCATGCGACGAGCAAGGACTTGATGCATTGGACAGAACACCCTGTTGCGCTTCGTGCGAAGGGTTTCCCGGATAATATCACCGAGATGTTCTTTTCTGGAACGGTTGTGATTGATGAGCGGAATACAAGTGGGTTTGGGCGTAATGGCAAGACGCCTTGGGTTGCAATGTATACGTCCTAC TACCCGATGGAGCAAGTTCTGCCAAGTGGGAAGCGTGTTAAAACGAATCAGCAAGCGCAGTCTATTGCCTATAGTCTTGACAGGGGCATGACGTGGACTACATACGATGCTGCAAACCCTGTTATTGCCGAGCCTCCCACTCCATACGAGGACCAATACACGGAGTTCCGGGATCCCAGTGTCTTCTGGCATGACGAGACTCACCAGTGGGTTGCTGTGATTAGTCTTGCAAAACTGCACAAGATCCTGATTTACACCTCGCGAGACCTCAAGCACTGGGACTTGGCAAGTGAATTCGGACCGGCCAATGCAGTTGGTGGAGTCTGGGAATGCCCGAGTATCTTCCCCCTTTCGCTCGACggcagcaagaagacgaaaTTTGTTCTCATGCTGGGTCTTAACCCCGGTGGCCCTCCAGGAACCGTCGGCTCTGGGACTCAGTATATCGTTGGCGACTTCAACGGCACCACCTTCACCCCAGATGCCAACAGCATCTATGACGGCAGGGGTCCTGAGGACAGCGTGATCTTCGAGGACTTCGAAGGAGATAAGACACTTGCTGCCCGGGGATGGACAGCTACGGGTGATCTGACCAGCGCGTCCCCGGCGAAGGGCACGCTCCCCGGGCAGAACCCAGTCACGGGATATCTCGGTCAGCAGCTGTTGAACACGTTCCTCAATGGAGATGCCACAATCGGTACACTCACATCCTCACCGTTCGAAATCTCGCACAAATACATCAACTTCCTCGTCGGAGGCGGCAGCAACCTCAATGAAACCGCAATCCGGCTGAAAGTCAACGGACAGACGGTCCACACTTCCACAGGATCCAACAGCGAGGGCCTCGCCTGGCAAAGCTGGGATGTAAGCGCGCTACAAGGAAAGACAGCGGTAATTGAGATAATTGACAACAGCACGGGAGGCTGGGGTCATATCAACGTCGACCAGATTTCCTTCTCCAACCAGCCCGCAACGAGCACGATTGCAAACTGGATGGACTGGGGACCAGACTTTTACGCGGCGCTTGGGTTCAACGGTCTACCCCAGGACAAGCGTACGATCATCGCGTGGATGAATAACTGGCAGTATGGGGGCGTCATCCCGACGGATCCCTGGCGGAGTGCGATGTCGGTTCCCCGGCAACTGGCACTGAAGACGATTAACGGGAAGGCAACAATTGTCCAGGAGCCCGCGGGCAAATGGAGCGCACTTACGCATGGCGGCCAGACCTTCTCATTTCCCCGTGTGGAGGGTGTCCGCGGTCTCGGGCGGATCGGGAAGACTCTGGAGCTGGAGTTGACCTTCTCGAGCAGGCAGTCGCCCGCGGCTGGGAAAGCCGAATTTGGAGTTGCTGTCGCTGCCACAAAAGACTATAGTCATGAAACCCGCGTTGGATACAACTTTGCAACCCAGCAGGTCTTTGTTGACCGCACTCGCTCAGGAGATACGTCCTTCGATGGTACGTTCGCGAGTGTGTACCATGCGCCTCTGGCTCCGTCGGCAGACGGGACTGTTTCCCTGAGGGTTCTGGTTGACTGGTCAAGTGTTGAGGTTTTTGGAGGCAACGGCGAGGCCACGATTACAAGCCAGATTTTCCCTGCGAGTGATGCTGTGTACGGTCGACTCTTCTCTACAGACGGGGAAACCAGGGATGTGAAGCTGCGTGTGAAGGAAGTGCGCTCTACCTGGCAGTGA
- a CDS encoding fungal specific transcription factor domain-containing protein gives MTPGGAGVRWHAIHVGGDGPNAMVNGPSVHSVLGEGKSASTRKCRVFHLLRERYGDAKAWCSFLTLSRLRAELSRLWDQLDHIAAIVQGRISHKFHFPNIRQSSPVTAGETPLGFPCMVLQNGAFMKLLGLDPSLARYFEHTERGRQTVPAQPLQDGILTINLDEASILLNAFTEQIHAWYPILHAAYFHDFVHAVTSCFPSSVSSCMTLLVLAIGCVVECKNGVDALQTRPDAAYIQAAMEMLPCVFSDGSPRSAQCLLLFAIYYLCHAQPCQAHDFVAMASSKLQMYIMNKSENRNDPASILGNCFYAAVLIESEIKVQLDLVDSGIWNMTPFAPAPTASGTWRWHINPSYGSPASDSSGSEIYPHNTDLSYFVAEIAMRKMLQRCTWATSTLAPGRYVYAPIVAAELERQLDERLQLLPEALSFRTALDTGYCPRQSPLSNSPQGEFLRTQYYAFKTSIYWPAVYEVLTTGEAKGDILCHCARFFSSYAEFAPSAAVAVGVCRPNLWTLCTSVFTISMATLVALTEPYLGQVAAQGVDKGLEIAVKIFEGVTEVSPSLAEMGAILRERVQRIVQARRI, from the exons ATGACACCCGGAGGCGCCGGGGTGCGCTGGCATGCAATACATGTCGGGGGAGACGGACCAAATGCGATGGTCAACGGCCCAAGTGTTCATTCTGTGCTAGGCGAGGGAAAGAGTGCCTCTACCAGGAAGTGCAGGgtcttccaccttctccgtGAGCGGTATGGTGATGCAAAGGCATGGTGTAGTTTTCTGACTCTATCTAGGCTGAGGGCGGAGCTTTCGAGGTTATGGGATCAACTGGACCACATCGCGGCAATAGTACAGGGGCGGATTTCACACAAGTTTCACTTTCCTAATATCCGACAAAGCTCTCCGGTTACAGCTGGTGAAACGCCTTTGGGCTTTCCGTGTATGGTACTCCAAAATGGAGCATTTATGAAGTTGCTTGGCCTTGATCCATCCCTGGCTCGGTATTTCGAGCATACAGAGCGCGGTAGGCAAACGGTTCCTGCGCAGCCATTACAGGATGGGATCTTGACGATCAACCTCGACGAAGCATCGAT CCTTTTGAACGCGTTCACCGAGCAGATTCATGCCTGGTACCCGATCCTGCATGCAGCGTATTTCCATGATTTTGTCCATGCAGTAACGTCGTGTTTTCCGTCGTCGGTGTCATCCTGCATGACACTCCTCGTCTTGGCCATTGGTTGTGTGGTAGAATGCAAGAATGGCGTAGATGCTCTCCAGACTCGCCCGGATGCAGCGTATATCCAAGCAGCGATGGAGATGCTTCCCTGCGTCTTTTCCGATGGTAGCCCTCGCAGCGCACAATGTCTGCTCCTGTTCGCGATATATTATCTATGCCATGCGCAGCCGTGTCAGGCTCACGATTTTGTGGCAATGGCGTCGTCTAAACTGCAAATGTATATCATGAA TAAATCGGAAAACAGGAATGATCCCGCGTCGATCCTTGGAAACTGCTTCTACGCAGCGGTACTGATTGAAAG CGAGATCAAAGTCCAGCTGGACCTTGTCGATAGTGGCATCTGGAACATGACTCCGTTCGCACCTGCCCCAACAGCCTCAGGCACATGGAGGTGGCATATAAACCCATCGTACGGCTCTCCGGCATCGGATTCCAGTGGGAGCGAGATATATCCCCATAACACCGACCTGTCATACTTCGTCGCAGAGATCGCAATGCGCAAAATGCTGCAGCGCTGCACGTGGGCGACGAGCACACTCGCCCCAGGCAGATATGTCTACGCCCCGATTGTCGCAGCCGAACTAGAACGCCAGTTAGACGAACGGCTGCAGTTGCTCCCGGAGGCATTATCCTTCCGTACGGCGCTGGACACCGGATATTGCCCACGGCAGAGTCCTCTTTCGAATTCGCCGCAGGGGGAGTTTTTGCGCACGCAGTATTATGCCTTCAAAACGTCGATTTATTGGCCAGCGGTCTACGAGGTCCTTACAACAGGGGAGGCTAAAGGGGACATTCTTTGCCACTGTGCAAGATTCTTTAGTAGCTATGCCGAGTTCGCTCCGAGTGCTGCTGTGGCAGTTGGTGTGTGTAGGCCGAATCTGTGGACTCTGTGTACAAG TGTCTTTACTATTTCGATGGCGACCCTGGTGGCGCTGACGGAACCGTATCTGGGACAAGTTGCCGCTCAGGGGGTAGACAAGGGTCTAGAAATCGCAGTCAAGATCTTTGAGGGGGTTACGGAGGTTAGCCCCTCACTAGCAGAGATGGGGGCTATATTGAGGGAGAGAGTGCAGCGTATAGTCCAAGCTAGACGTATATAG
- a CDS encoding putative MFS alpha-glucoside transporter, translated as MAATANARMDGVDYSHIDSSQKWRMLKSQKRFFFWCLWVSSGVIMQGFDIVAGGQLAALPEFQKQFGRLQPDGSHIIPAHYLSAWNSIAPACEIASTFIYAPLLEKYGRKPGILVASAISVAGVLLQQLATDWRVHLAGRGVNVPPWLEEAATWMANGESRHDTRNVTIHIVTATTGNGGSPLLGCISFQVKPHPAPTVRNTAHITAILTFGWLFFPESPYWLIRQGKTTQAQNALRRVYGFKNDAFYNVEVRRMATENNQALALQRSLTQSTRRTFLGLDLSAEAECFNRMNRKRTLTAIFAASGQQMIGATFVIGYATYFLDLIGVKDYFDASIVLYVVMLLASMAAFPLTEIMGRRTMIVIPQFMLCCMLLLIGILGCVPDQGKASWGIIVFIYIWAIIYQLSIGAVGFVLASEIATVRLRSTTQGLVTITNAAWGLIMQFTIPYMINPDAGNLGGKVGFIFLGTGLIAAIGGWYLYPETKGISFEAMDELYASGIAPRLFRRASEPQRGIPLESKTAPSVHVEVVNV; from the exons ATGGCAGCTACTGCCAACGCCCGGATGGATGG GGTTGACTACTCCCACATCGACTCAAGCCAAAAATGGCGAATGCTCAAGTCGCAGAAGCGATTCTTCTTTTGGT GCCTCTGGGTATCCAGCGGGGTCATCATGCAAGGCTTCGATATCGTCGCAGGAGGCCAGTTGGCGGCTCTCCCGGAGTTCCAGAAACAATTCGGCCGTCTGCAGCCGGACGGTTCGCATATCATCCCTGCTCACTATCTGTCGGCGTGGAATTCGATTGCTCCCGCCTGCGAGATCGCGTCGACTTTTATCTATGCGCCGTTACTGGAGAAGTATGGCCGTAAGCCTGGTATCTTAGTTGCCTCGGCCATCTCTGTTGCGGGagttctcctccagcagctagCGACGGATTGGAGGGTCCATCTGGCTGGTCGAGGGGTTAACG TGCCGCCGTGGCTAGAGGAAGCAGCTACCTGGATGGCAAATGGTGAGTCACGCCACGACACCCGCAATGTCACTATACACATTGTAACCGCCACAACAGGCAATGGTGGCTCCCCGTTGTTGGGATGTATATCTTTCCAGGTAAAGCCCCATCCCGCTCCGACTGTACGGAATACTGCTCACATCACAGCCATTCTCACATTTGGCTGGCTATTCTTCCCGGAGTCTCCATACTGGCTGATTCGACAAGGAAAGACCACCCAGGCCCAAAATGCCCTCCGGCGGGTCTACGGGTTCAAGAATGACGCCTTCTACAATGTCGAAGTCCGTCGCATGGCAACCGAGAATAACCAAGCCCTCGCATTACAGCGCAGTCTCACGCAGTCCACCCGTCGCACATTTCTGGGCCTCGACCTCTCTGCCGAAGCCGAGTGCTTCAACCGCATGAACCGCAAGCGCACCCTAACCGCCATCTTCGCCGCCAGCGGCCAGCAAATGATCGGCGCGACTTTCGTCATCGGGTACGCGACATACTTCCTTGACCTAATCGGGGTGAAGGACTACTTCGATGCGTCGATCGTCCTCTACGTGGTAATGCTGCTGGCCAGCATGGCCGCCTTCCCCCTGACCGAAATCATGGGCCGACGGACGATGATCGTGATCCCGCAGTTCATGCTATGCTGCATGCTCCTCCTGATCGGGATCTTGGGGTGCGTTCCCGATCAGGGAAAGGCAAGTTGGGGGATTATTGTCTTCATTTATATTTGGGCCATTATCTACCAGCTGTCTATTGGTGCCGTTGGGTTTGTACTGGCGTCGGAAATTGCCACCGTTCGGTTACGGAGCACGACCCAGGGTCTGGTTACAATCACCAATGCGGCTTGGGGGCTTATTATGCAGTTCACAATCCCGTATATG ATCAACCCTGACGCAGGCAACCTCGGGGGCAAGGTTggcttcatcttccttggaaCAGGCCTTATCGCAGCGATCGGCGGATGGTATCTGTATCCGGAGACCAAG GGCATATCGTTTGAAGCCATGGACGAACTCTACGCGAGCGGAATCGCGCCTCGACTCTTTCGCAGAGCAAGCGAGCCGCAGCGAGGCATCCCTTTGGAGTCCAAGACCGCACCTTCGGTTCATGTGGAGGTAGTGAATGTCTAA
- a CDS encoding glycoside hydrolase family 172 protein, translating to MSSALGSHLLADVTKRKAARSARVASWDQSGLNEDAFVVLPGETAVLADLQGPGAITHLWFVQTCRKILGPGLIPYAKSGVAMMEIHNALGLNFEVNDPDYYRKVLIKMYWDESESPNVLAPIGDFFCLGHSMAANFQSLPFTVSVKPSEEKQYGGAAAFNCYLTMPFNKRARIEIENQNDEAYIQYFYIDYELYAEPLPKDTLFFHAHWRRENPTNGWAPSCIQTNSLETQVKNLDGKSNYVILETEGAGQYIGCNHSVWHEQGTWWGEGDDMIFIDDDSWPPSMHGTGGEDYFSQGWGMQKNAYPFCGTIIHEDDVPNTQVSYRWHLADPVRFSRKIKVTMESGHANHLRDDWSTTAYWYQTLPGPKLDILPVEKRLPRRPAVPPIPEPSEREIAALSAEKKEKLAQHRERYEAFVKDRNDWLERRAKDTKQRALNNVWICEDIRQRFLTSLRE from the coding sequence ATGAGTTCTGCCCTGGGAAGCCACCTCCTCGCCGACGTCACCAAACGAAAGGCCGCTCGCAGCGCTCGCGTTGCCAGCTGGGACCAAAGCGGACTCAACGAAGATGCATTTGTCGTCCTGCCCGGTGAAACCGCTGTGCTCGCCGATCTCCAGGGCCCTGGTGCAATTACGCACCTGTGGTTTGTGCAAACCTGCCGCAAGATCCTTGGACCGGGCCTGATCCCGTACGCCAAGTCCGGAGTGGCCATGATGGAGATCCATAACGCACTCGGACTGAACTTTGAAGTCAATGACCCCGACTACTACCGTAAAGTCCTCATCAAGATGTACTGGGATGAGTCTGAGAGTCCGAACGTGCTGGCGCCGATTGGAgacttcttctgcctcggCCACTCGATGGCGGCGAACTTCCAGTCCCTCCCGTTCACCGTCTCTGTGAAACCGTCGGAGGAGAAGCAGTATGGGGGTGCCGCAGCCTTCAACTGCTACCTGACCATGCCCTTCAACAAGCGCGCCCGGATCGAGATCGAGAACCAAAACGACGAGGCCTACATCCAGTACTTCTACATTGATTACGAGCTCTATGCGGAGCCACTCCCCAAGGACACGCTGTTCTTCCACGCTCATTGGCGTCGCGAGAACCCGACGAACGGCTGGGCCCCGTCCTGCATCCAGACCAACAGCCTCGAGACCCAGGTCAAGAACCTTGACGGGAAGAGCAATTACGTCATTCTCGAAACCGAAGGCGCAGGCCAGTACATCGGCTGCAACCACTCCGTGTGGCATGAGCAGGGCACCTGGTGGGGCGAAGGGGACGATATGATCTTCATCGACGACGACAGCTGGCCGCCGAGCATGCACGGCACGGGCGGCGAAGACTACTTCTCGCAGGGCTGGGGCATGCAGAAGAACGCCTATCCCTTCTGCGGCACCATTATCCACGAGGACGACGTGCCCAACACCCAGGTGAGCTATCGCTGGCACCTCGCTGATCCTGTCCGCTTCAGCCGGAAGATCAAAGTCACCATGGAATCCGGCCATGCGAACCACCTCCGTGACGATTGGTCGACCACCGCGTATTGGTACCAAACCTTGCCTGGGCCCAAACTGGACATTTTGCCGGTGGAGAAGCGACTGCCCCGGAGACCTGCCGTGCCACCGATTCCGGAACCGAGTGAGAGGGAAATCGCTGCGCTGAGtgcagagaagaaggagaagctcgCACAGCACCGCGAGAGATACGAGGCGTTTGTCAAGGATCGGAACGACTGGTTGGAGAGGCGAGCGAAGGATACAAAGCAGCGGGCGCTGAACAATGTTTGGATCTGTGAGGACATCCGTCAGCGGTTCTTGACCAGTCTTAGGGAGTAG
- a CDS encoding glycoside hydrolase family 32 protein → MAACFVYALAFGLFLPISSTTATSTRASTTVQPLDTVPVDFRPVYHFVPEQNWMNEPNGLIKIGSTWHLFFQHNPTGNFWGNLSWGHATSTDLVSWTHQPIAISSGDGIQAFTGTAYFDSENLSGLGSPSNAPYLAFYTGYFPSTGVQDQRLAYSLDHGTTWIKYAGNPIISKTQEEPHDITKGLETRDPKVFYHTPSGRWVMILAHGGQNKVTFWTSSDAESWTWRSDFNANSIPNLPGGINGWEVPDFFELAIKGTTQKKWVMIITPATGSPAGGNGVFAVVGSFDGAVFTADPVDPSAFWLDYGRDFDGALSWENVPASDGRRILASVMNSYGGNPPTNTWKGMLSFPRTLELQQFNSKLRFLQLPVAELSAYTWLIANITNQTIAPGQTLLSDIHSRTLDIEMSFTPSPGATLSLSVRKGGSQQTFIRYAESAQQLSVDRNASGNISYDPAAAGVHTATVQPDASGEMHLRVLVDTCSLEVFGGQGEAVISNLIFPDVSADGVSLEVSGGTVALRSVEVREVLL, encoded by the coding sequence ATGGCCGCTTGCTTTGTCTATGCCCTAGCTTTCGGGCTCTTTCTTCCAATCTCAAGTACGACCGCCACAAGCACAAGGGCATCCACCACTGTCCAGCCTTTGGATACTGTCCCCGTTGACTTTCGCCCTGTTTACCACTTCGTGCCAGAGCAGAATTGGATGAATGAACCTAATGGTCTTATTAAAATCGGGTCTACATGGCACTTGTTTTTCCAACATAATCCTACCGGAAACTTCTGGGGGAACCTTAGTTGGGGCCATGCAACTAGCACCGACTTGGTATCCTGGACTCACCAACCAATTGCGATCTCTAGTGGAGATGGCATTCAAGCATTCACAGGGACGGCGTATTTCGACTCGGAGAATCTTTCGGGGCTGGGATCGCCATCAAATGCACCATATCTTGCATTCTATACTGGCTATTTCCCCTCGACTGGGGTGCAGGATCAGCGGCTGGCGTATAGTCTCGACCATGGCACTACCTGGATCAAATATGCAGGTAATCCGATAATCTCAAAAACCCAGGAAGAGCCGCATGATATAACCAAGGGTCTGGAGACCCGGGATCCAAAGGTCTTCTACCATACCCCGTCGGGCAGATGGGTGATGATTCTCGCACATGGCGGCCAGAATAAAGTCACTTTCTGGACCTCGAGCGATGCAGAATCGTGGACCTGGAGAAGCGACTTCAATGCCAACAGCATTCCAAACTTACCCGGCGGGATCAACGGATGGGAGGTGCCGGACTTTTTCGAACTCGCGATCAAAGGCACGACGCAGAAAAAATGGGTCATGATCATTACTCCCGCCACTGGGTCGCCCGCTGGTGGCAATGGCGTCTTCGCAGTCGTAGGCTCATTCGACGGTGCTGTTTTCACCGCGGACCCCGTAGATCCTAGCGCATTTTGGCTTGATTACGGCCGTGACTTTGACGGGGCCCTCAGTTGGGAGAACGTCCCTGCCTCGGATGGACGTAGGATTCTCGCTTCTGTGATGAATAGTTATGGGGGGAACCCCCCAACCAACACCTGGAAGGGAATGCTATCGTTCCCTCGCACACTGGAGCTTCAACAGTTTAATAGCAAGCTGCGCTTCTTGCAATTGCCCGTGGCCGAGCTCAGCGCGTACACATGGCTCATCGCGAATATCACGAATCAAACCATCGCCCCTGGACAGACGTTGCTGTCTGACATCCATTCTCGGACACTCGATATAGAGATGTCCTTCACCCCTTCCCCCGGCGCGACGCTGTCTCTCTCTGTCCGCAAGGGAGGGTCTCAGCAGACTTTTATCAGGTATGCGGAGAGTGCTCAACAACTCTCGGTTGATCGCAATGCCAGTGGAAATATCTCGTATGATCCCGCGGCAGCTGGTGTTCACACTGCTACTGTGCAGCCTGATGCAAGTGGGGAGATGCATTTGCGTGTTCTGGTTGATACATGTTCTCTTGAGGTGTTTGGGGGGCAAGGGGAGGCGGTGATTTCGAACTTGATCTTCCCTGACGTTTCCGCTGATGGTGTTTCTCTGGAGGTATCTGGAGGAACTGTAGCATTGAGGTCGGTGGAGGTGCGGGAGGTCCTTCTTTGA
- a CDS encoding putative FacC-like extracellular signaling protein, whose amino-acid sequence MRVSLFAIITALTCVIAKIPDSPRFDLTKPSYDLWRNKKTAAKTVQQSFTFDNVNRRLFIVNRRDGSALDSGDLTISQLDFSGKVLGSMHLLGCGHGVNIAAEPIGSDTYIWSETDAAASGYGTALWKFKFQNGKTLNSATDKRKRIVPLPEFDRGTATIDPVYKRLIVRYQTGTVQNIAAFDLAEASAGNFSNPLAKWEIPHLVKELGAKVNVFQGYTAYGRYVYFLTGESYDASGGKLNSEVMALDLNTGKLVQGPVTTKAGSTLKFREPEGMAIYKTASGEVRLFLGFASGVAGDRRSNLFYKNALI is encoded by the coding sequence ATGCGAGTCTCCCTCTTTGCTATCATCACAGCACTAACATGTGTGATTGCCAAAATCCCCGACTCTCCACGATTCGACCTCACCAAACCGTCGTATGACCTCTGGCGGAACAAGAAAACCGCCGCCAAAACCGTCCAACAGTCATTCACCTTTGACAACGTCAACCGCCGCCTGTTCATCGTAAACCGTCGCGATGGCTCCGCCCTCGACTCAGGAGACTTGACAATCAGCCAACTCGACTTCTCCGGAAAGGTCCTCGGCTCAATGCACCTGCTCGGCTGCGGCCACGGTGTGAACATCGCCGCGGAACCAATCGGAAGCGATACGTATATCTGGAGTGAAACCGACGCTGCAGCCAGCGGATACGGGACAGCATTGTGGAAGTTCAAGTTCCAGAATGGCAAGACGTTGAATAGCGCCACGGATAAGCGCAAGCGGATTGTGCCGTTGCCCGAGTTTGACAGGGGCACTGCCACAATTGACCCCGTTTATAAGCGGTTGATCGTGCGATACCAGACGGGGACCGTGCAGAACATCGCCGCGTTTGACCTTGCTGAGGCGAGCGCAGGCAATTTTTCGAACCCACTGGCCAAATGGGAGATTCCGCATCTCGTCAAGGAGCTCGGGGCAAAGGTTAACGTCTTTCAGGGATATACAGCTTACGGGCGGTATGTCTATTTCCTGACTGGGGAATCTTATGACGCTAGTGGTGGTAAGCTGAATTCAGAGGTTATGGCTCTGGACTTGAATACTGGGAAGCTTGTGCAAGGGCCTGTCACCACAAAGGCGGGGTCGACGTTGAAATTTCGTGAGCCGGAGGGGATGGCAATCTATAAGACGGCCAGTGGGGAGGTGAGGCTTTTCTTGGGATTCGCGTCGGGGGTTGCAGGAGACCGGAGGAGTAATCTGTTTTACAAGAACGCGCTGATATAG
- a CDS encoding putative endoglycoceramidase: MLFVSITAALLLAVLDTLPAGMQAQDAEGWYKAHPGMARISQVNQDTHQIVDEFGRTRFFHGTNVVMKEPPWYRPFEWAPGVSSFGEQDVQNLHALGLNIVRLGHSWAGAEPVRGQYNQTFLDIMKKQTKLAEDYGLYVLVDVHQDVLARQFCGHGVPDVSRMRGPVGTAATDMAVQWFVKEDWVPGWKMYPFPLKPTPFPVDNKGFPSPQSLCGTVDWSLSYTSAAVCNAFGRLYNNYDGLGDAFAAYWKKLASEYVETTNVVGYNLLNEPWVGDSMADPTLLVPGVADHKVLEGLWNRAAKQIRTVDNDTLIWFEGATIDILSGFNNVPLGDGSKSVHSFHYYSPPQLSSISTTLNNRRKDNERLRTAGVLTELTFWMGENQQMQGLADAMSATDAHMVSWIGWAYENLYNSTSGQPYPELAKHYSRGYPAAVAGTPNSFSFDENSGTFKLQFTSDPNIKAPTEIILPPSTFPNGYKVQVSPDGSVLQYVPNKRTLALFTSSSIKNTINISATVSPR, encoded by the coding sequence ATGTTGTTCGTTTCCATTACTGCTGCATTACTGCTAGCTGTGCTTGACACCCTGCCAGCAGGAATGCAAGCCCAGGATGCCGAGGGCTGGTACAAGGCCCATCCGGGCATGGCGCGTATCAGCCAGGTGAACCAAGATACGCATCAAATTGTCGATGAATTCGGCCGTACGCGGTTCTTCCACGGAACCAATGTCGTGATGAAGGAGCCACCGTGGTATCGGCCGTTCGAGTGGGCGCCTGGTGTCTCATCGTTTGGCGAGCAAGATGTCCAGAATCTGCACGCCTTAGGTCTGAACATTGTGCGGTTAGGCCACAGCTGGGCCGGCGCAGAACCTGTGCGTGGGCAGTACAACCAGACATTTCTAgatatcatgaagaagcagaccaAGTTGGCTGAGGACTACGGCCTCTATGTTTTGGTGGACGTGCATCAAGACGTCCTGGCGCGGCAGTTTTGTGGCCACGGCGTACCTGATGTAAGTAGAATGCGTGGCCCTGTTGGCACCGCTGCGACTGACATGGCTGTGCAGTGGTTTGTGAAGGAGGACTGGGTACCGGGCTGGAAGATGTACCCCTTTCCTCTCAAGCCAACACCGTTCCCCGTGGATAATAAGGGGTTCCCCTCGCCGCAGTCGCTTTGTGGCACCGTCGACTGGTCTCTGAGCTACACATCGGCGGCAGTGTGTAATGCATTTGGGCGATTGTACAACAACTACGACGGGCTGGGCGATGCGTTCGCGGCGTACTGGAAAAAGCTGGCGTCTGAGTATGTCGAGACGACCAACGTGGTCGGGTATAACCTGCTGAATGAGCCGTGGGTGGGCGACTCGATGGCCGACCCGACCCTGCTGGTGCCAGGGGTTGCCGACCACAAGGTCCTCGAAGGCCTCTGGAACCGCGCCGCAAAGCAGATCCGTACCGTCGACAATGACACGCTCATCTGGTTCGAAGGTGCCACCATTGACATCTTGTCGGGTTTCAACAATGTCCCTCTTGGAGACGGCTCGAAGTCAGTCCACTCATTCCACTACTACAGCCCACCGCAGCTGTCGTCGATTTCTACCACACTCAACAACCGGCGCAAGGACAACGAGCGTCTGAGGACCGCCGGGGTGCTGACTGAGCTCACCTTCTGGATGGGCGAGAATCAGCAGATGCAGGGCCTAGCGGACGCCATGTCGGCGACCGACGCCCATATGGTTTCGTGGATCGGCTGGGCGTACGAAAACCTGTACAACAGCACATCTGGTCAGCCCTACCCTGAGCTGGCAAAGCACTACAGCCGAGGATACCCTGCCGCTGTTGCTGGCACTCCCAACAGCTTCAGCTTCGATGAGAACTCAGGCACCTTCAAGCTGCAGTTCACGTCTGATCCAAATATCAAAGCACCCACTGAAATTATCCTGCCTCCATCGACGTTCCCCAATGGATATAAAGTCCAGGTCTCACCTGATGGCAGCGTGCTACAATATGTACCCAACAAGCGTACTCTGGCCTTGTTCACATCTAGTAGCATCAAGAACACCATCAACATTTCTGCCACAGTCTCTCCTAGATAA